In the genome of SAR324 cluster bacterium, the window AAACACAGCATGTCTATTTTGTGGACAAACTCGAGGAATTGAAAGAGCAGGCAAAAAACTCATTCAACAGCCATCAACTTGCGGACCTGCTTAAAACACACCTGATCGACTGGCTGATCAATCATATCGTCAAAATGGATCAGCATTTGGCGGCATATCTCAAAAAGAACCGTGTGAGTTGAAAGGAAGGTAATCACTTTGGCTATTGCACAACACCGGGGGGGCGTGGCTGAGTGCCAGTTCCTGAGGGGGGCGACGTTGTGGTGGTAGGTTGAGTGCCAGTTCCTGAGGGGGGCGTTGTTGTTGTGGTCGTTTGAGTGGTTTTTGTCATTTGAATCACACCGAGGTTGGTGGTCTGGTTGTCCTGAACTGTTACATTGTTACGTATAGCTCTGTAAAGTGGAGTCGTACCATCACTGCCCAATCCCAGAAAACGCACGGTATAAACACCTGGAATAATCGCCTCCAGTACACCAACAGTGGCATCCTTCCCCAGACTCAACTGCAGATGGACTCCCGCAGAATTTTTAGCCACCTCCCCGGCATTGTTCAGCACAGAAACCTGAAGCTGAGAAACCTCCGCCGGAAGCGTCCTGGTGTTTCCCTCAGGGATCGATTCCGCCTGAGTGTCCCACGTCAGTTCAAAGATCACGCCGCCACCTGTCTGATCGTCATCACCGCATGAGATGACGACCAGCAGAGTCAACAATATCCACAAACATAGCCAAAAATTTTTACGAAAAAATACAACCTTATGTTTCATAGAACCTTGATTGGTTTAACGGAGTGTGAAGCGCACACCAAAATCAAAGGCAACACTCCGATCAGAATTTTCAATTTCATCTGATGCGGTATAAGTTGGAAGCGTGATGCCCATTCTGAAATTCCATCGATAAAACGACACGCCGAGAATAGTGTCCACAGTGGTTCGCTGATTGCCTAAGCCATTGTCTTCCAGGAGATCTTCCTGAGTTGAGGTACCGGAAAAAGCGGCATACATGCTCAAATAGTCACCCCACCAGAAAGCGGGTGTATCCAAACCAACAAAGAATGAAAAGATATCACCTTTATCCAGCAAATCTTCATCCACAGGACGAAACAAGGCAGAATAGCTGATCAAGTAAACGGTTGGACTGTATAGCCACATAAAACTCTGACTGAACTGATAATCAATCACACTTCGGGATCCGACCGCGACATTGCCTGAGGTGGTATAGAGTCCCATCGTGGTGAGCAGGGACATATCAGGTGTCAAGTTAGTCAGAAACTTGCCTGCTACCAGACTGTTGCCCCAACCTTTGGCTTCATCCGTTACAATGTAGGGAATAGAAACAGAGAGTTGGAACCATGAATTGAAATTATAGGAAAACGGCAGGGAATACACTTGCGCATCCTCTGAAATAAAACCGTTGGCTCCCGCGGAACCACTCCCTTTTTCAAAACCGTTTTCGGATTTTTTCTCCTTCTTTTCTTCTTTCTTTTCTGCGGGCTTTTTTGGGGGAGGCGGAGCCTGCTTTTTTTCATTTGGGGGAGGTGCTGTCGTACCGGTCCGGAGTTTACCATTATTGGGGGAATTCTGGCCGTCTTTGTTGACAACTGGTTCATTCACCTTCTGGTCTGTGGATCCTTGTGTGTTTGGCGCGGGATTGATCGTATTAACCGTTGATACAATGCGTTGTGTGTTCGGAACAGGATTGACCGTATTTGTCGTTGGTGTGTAAGGCACAACCGTTTGAGTGGTCGATGAACTGGTATTTGTGGTGGTTTCAACCCGTGCTGTATTTCCGGAATCTGTGGTGCCAGAGGTTACAACTTTGGTCTGTAAGGTGGTTTCCGTGCCTGTGTTGTTTTGTCCGGTGTTTGCCGTCGGAGCAATCGTTTGATTTTCCTGATTACCGCTACCAGGAACAGCATTTAAGGGGCCCTGCTCATTGGTTTCCTGATTTTCTGTTCCCTGTTCATTGCCCCCCTGATTACCTTGTCGCTGATTTTCCTGTCCCTGCCCATTGCCGCCCTGATTACCCCGGCCCTGATTGTTGAGGGCGTTGTTTTCCGGCTGATTTTTGTTTGCCTGGGATGGCTGGGATGGCTCAGCAGACAGGCTGTCTTTTCCTGCGGGAACAGGCATACGACCTGATGAGTCCTGTGATTGATTTATTGGACGTGTTTCCTGTGTTCCAGCTCTGTCCGGTGGTGTTTGTGGTGAAACATTGGGGCGTGCGGAATTTTGGTTCTGAAATCCGGGGGATGACTCCTGTTGTGGGGTTGAGGGCCTTACCACTGATGGCGTAACAGGCATCTGTTGAACCTGCGGACGAGGGGCGTTCACAGAAGTATTAACGGGCTCATGCAAACCGCTAACAGAATTTGTACCACTTCCCTTGATAGCGGAATTAACCTGAATTTCCTGAGCAGGATTCAGGCTTCCCGAGGGACAGACCGCGGCTCTATCAAGCAGAAAACAGATCCTCCCGTCAGCAACCGCAATGTCAGAATGCATTGAAAACATCAATAATATCGCAAGAACAGAAAGAAACCATTTCATGATTTAATCCTAAGATTATTCGAAAAAAATTGAGCGGTTAAAAACTGTAACCAATCGACAGCGAGGTGACTGTCGTGCTGACTGTTGGATTTCCGCCAGCATCCCTGATTTGATCCACAACGGTTCCACCTATAGTATTGTCACCACCAATGCCGACAATGAACATGGCGAACATGTTGTTATCAAAGGTATAGTCGGTTCCAAACACAAAGCCGATGCCCCGGCTGTTGATTGTTTCGGGATCAGTGTCGCCAATTTCAACCGATACGGAATGAAAACCCATTCCCGCAAACAGCGAGAACCGTTGCAGAAACCAGTTTTCAAACCAGTTGGCAAAAAACCAGTTGTATTCAACACTCACAATTGATCGTGAACTGAAACCGGAAGGATATGTAACCACAGGCTCCGCTTCAGAATCTTCCTCAGAATCCTCGGAATACGTCAATGAATTGATATCCCCACGGTACCATAAAAATGTTGCTGAAACCGGGATGGAAAGTCCGGGAAACCATCTTGCGCCCAGTGTAAAACCACCGGTGTCCAGAGCATATTGACTTGAAGAGTCCTGATCCATCACAAGTGTGAAATCCTGAGACGAAAGGGGACCCACAAATACTTTCAGCGTCAAATCTTTTACTGGTCGTGGTGGCGGTGGAAGAAACGGTGTGGAAGGTTCTTCCTGTGCTGTTCGTTGATGCACAGGCGGTGATTCCTCTGGCGCGACTTCCTCTGGTTCAGAATTGGGAGGTGCCGTAGTCGCTTTTGCGGCAGGTGCCACAACGACAGGCGGAGTCACGGGCGCCGCCTGATTGCTCTGGGAACATTCATTGACCAGATCCGCATAAGCTTCACATAATTTTTCACGGGATGCGGTTCCGGAACGGTAAATCGCATTGAGAAGCCCCTGTTTCAACCCTTCCTTGCCACGAAGTTTTGAATCGCCAAAAGAACTGCTGCGCTGGCCGGAAAGCACCACTTCCAGACCTTCCCGATCTTCAACCACAGCCACCCGGTACACACATTCGTTGGGTCCCACGCCGGAGGGCGGAACCATTTCCACCCATTCGACAAACTGGCGAATCAAACTCAACGAAAGGAATTCCACGGTTTTAGCTTCATAGGATCCTGTGCTTTCCACCAGGACATAACAGGTTTCACCCCACACCGGCATGATCAGCATGGACCAGACACCGAGAGACAACAGCCATTTCTTGATAAGGCTCCATAGTTGGAACTGTTGATATTTCATGACGTCCACTCCAGAAAATCAAGGATGTCTTCCTTGTCCATCTCCATTTCCTCACCACATTCAGGACATGAGGGAATGGGATAATCATTTTGCTGAACCTGCTCCAGTGTGAGCAGTTGTGTTTTCTCTTCCCCGCAATCAGCACAGGCGTAATCAATAAAAAACGATTGAATCGCGATGTTTTTTGAAAAGGAAGGAATCATGTTGCACTGGAGTAAAATGGGCAGGGAGCATTCATGATATTCAATGCTGATCTGTTTCTCACGCAATTCCTGAAGACCATCAATCCACATTTTAACGCCAATGGAATTGGTAGACACCACACCCTTCAAATTCAGAATCAGCGGATTTTTTCCACTGTGAACCACCGGTGCCATGTTCATGTACTCGTTCAGCTTTCCTGACACGAAACAGATTCCGTTTTCAGAAAATTCAATCTTCATCTCAGACATAAAGCTCCATTAGAGGCAGAGAGTTTGAAATAGTGGGAATTATTTTACTTTTCCAACAATCAGTGTGATGTCGTCACCTCGGGGATGATCGGCGTAATGCGCATAAGCCACTTCAATAATCCGGTTTTTGATTTGTTCAGCAGTGAATCCTTCGCATTCCTGAATGGCTTTTTTCAGACGTTTTTCGCCAAACATTTCTTCAGCGGGACTTTCATTTTCAATCAGACCATCCGTGTACCAGATGACGACATCATCGGGTTGCAGTGCAAAGGTCTGCACCTGATAAACACTGCCTTCACTGTAGCCCAGATGATCACCGGGAATATTCAGATTCATGAAGGGTTTTTGTTTTTCACGATTCTGGCGTGTGACCGTGAATTGGGAGGGACGCCAAATCAGACAGGGATTATGAGCCGCACTGGAATAGGTCAATGTTTTTTGTTTCAGATCCATGATGGAGTAAAAGAAAGTCATGTTGTATTGCCCTGACGCTGTTTCGTGCAGGAGATTGTTGAGCAATCCCAAGAGATAGGACGGTTCCAGAAGTTTATTATCCAGTTCTCCATATTTTTCAAGTTCCTGACGGTGTTTTTCCAGCGAATGATAGAAACTGTTGACCAAAGCCGTGATGATCGCCGCCGGCGCGCCATGTCCGGTCACATCACCAATCAGGACGTCGAGGGTATGCGTGTCATTGTGGTAACGGTAATCATACCAGTCGCCACCGGTTTCTGAGGCCGATTGGTAAAAGCTCGAAATATCAAAACATTCAAGGTGGGGATCTTCCTTGGGAATCAACAGTTCCTGCACCATGGAGGCAGTTTGCAGTTCCATTTCCAGCCGTTCCGCGCTTTTTAAGCCTTCAACCGCGTATTTGAACGCCACATGGGTTTGCACCCGGGCCATCAGTTCTTCCTTGTGAAACGGTTTGCACAGATAGTCATTGGCCCCATACTGAAGTCCCCGCACCATATCTTCCACCTGATTTTTGGCAGTCAACATGATGATGGGCATCAACACAGGATCATGCCTTTTGCGGATGGTCTGGCAGACTTCATAGCCACTCATGCGGGGCATCATGATATCCAGTAGCATGAGATCAGGTTTTTCCTTTTCCACCAGATCCAGTGCCTCAAAGCCATCCTGTGCGGAAATAACGTCGTAACCGCGGATCTTCAACTGGTTCTTCAACACTTGAATATTCACAGGCTCATCATCGACCACCAGCACTTTGGGAATCCGGCCATCTTCTTGCCGAATGAGCGCGACCGGACGCAGATTGGCGGATTCAACCGGTTCTTCAGGAGCGGATGTCACTTCAGTTTCAGCTTTTGTTTCTACAGGTTTTCCTGTGGTCAACACAGGCTCTGCGACCCCCGATTCCAGCGATTCCACTTCAGGCCGTGTCAACACAGGAGTTGATCGCATCTCTGACACTTCGCCACTTTGTGTCAGTGGCAGAGTGAAAAAAAACACAGACCCTTTGCCTGGTTCACTTTGAACACCAATGGTTCCACCATGCAGTTCAATCAATCGTTTGGTGATGCTGAGCCCAAGCCCTGTTCCGCCATATTCTCTGGCGGTGGAACCATCCCCCTGTTCGAAAGATTCAAAAATTCTGGATTGCTGATTGGCGGGAATGCCAATTCCGGTGTCTTCGACCGCGACATGGATCCAATTGTCTTTGAGTTCCGCTTTGATCCGGACCTCTCCTGCATGCGTGAATTTGATGGAGTTTCCCAGCAAGTTCAGCAGGATTTGCTGAAGTCTGTTTTCATCGGCCTGAATTAGCGGAAGATCGTTGGGGACCAGGTTCACCAGTTGCAGGGATTTATTCCCGATCAAGGCTTGTGACAGCGAAACCGCCAACTGGACAATGTCAGGAAACACAACTTTTTTAATTTGTAATTGCAGTTCCTGTTTTTTCATTTTGGAAAAGTCCAGGATGTCATTGACCAGATTAGCGAGTCGTTTTGCGCTCTGGATGACCATTCTCATGGTCTTGGCCTGTCCAGCATTCACAGCGCCTTCAGCACCATCCAGCAGCGAATCGGTCAGACCGATGATTCCATTGAGAGGCGTGCGCAGTTCATGGGAGGTGTTGGCCATGAATTCATCCTTGAGTTTGTCTGCCTTTTTCAGATTTTCAATGGATTCCTCCTGAGCCTTGATCGCCTGTTTTTGCGCTTCGATCGCTTTTTCATTGGCCTGTAACGCTTCACGCTGTGCCAGAAATTTTTCACGCCGTTCCAGATTAATGCGGTCGGCCAGGGCCAGAGACAACAAAATCACCTGAAGAGCCGAACCAATCTGAATGCCGTAATTTGTCAGAAAATTGCTGGGGATCAACCCGGCCGCGCTCAACCCGGTCATAACAATTCCGGAAAGCAGAGCGGCAAACGCAAACACATAATACCGGGCCGGAGAATAGTTGTTTTTCCAGCAGATAAGGGCGACAGCGATCAGGAAAAACGGAGAAATCACCACCAACGCAACCGCCAGTTTGATGCTCAGGGCATATTTTGCCACCAGCGACACAACCATCACAAGGCCGAATCCTGTCAACAAACCGGTGAGAACATGGTTCAGTCGTGGAGCATAGCGTCTGGCATGCAGGAATGATTTACTGAAAATCAGCAGTCCGAAAAAAGCGCCGCCAATCCAGAATGGAACACTACGGTTCGCCCACCACATCCAGTTGGGCCAGAACAATTCAGTAGCAAGTCCGTTCAGAGACATTTGAAACAGACTGTAAGCCACCACATAAAATACATAATACAAATAACTGCGATCCCGAATGGCTGTATAGATAAACAGGTTATACAGCACCATCACCAGCATGATGCCATAATACAGTCCGAAGCCATATTGTTCCGCATGATCTTTTTCCGTAAACGCGAAGGCCGACCAGAGCGTCAGTGGAAACTGCATGGAGCTTTCTGTCACGAAGCGCATATAAAACGTCTGCTGTTGATTGGGCGGCAACGGGATCATGAAAGTGGGATTGCGGTGTGTGAGCGCTCTTGACGAAAACGGCAGGGTGTCGCCGGAGCGTTTGATCTCAAAAGTTCCATCAGGCTGAGGAAGATACAGTTCGATCAGATCCATCGGTGGATAACCATACTCCAGCAACCAGGTCTGGTCTTTGGGAAAAGGATTTTCGATGGTAAACCGTACCCAGTAAATGGCCTTGGTGAACCCGAAACTCGGTGTGTCTTTCTGGCTGGGTTCCCAGGTCGCTGACTTCACCTCATCAATCGTGAACTTGCGTTCCGGATCGACCAGAATTTCCAGATGCCGTCCTATGGAATATTGATTCTGTCCTTCATCAAGCACCACTGGTGTGACACTGAAGCCCTTGAGCGGGAATGAGAACAGACAAAGGAAAACTAAAATGGCGAGAGGGATCATTCGCGACATGGGGACCCTGTTTTTTTCCGAATAATGATTGGAGGATTTAAAAACCAACTTCTCCTTGTATTAAACGTTTCAGAACAGGTTTGTCAACGAATCAATATCCAGAATTGACGTTACTGATAAAAAGGATGAGGTTTTTGCACGTCGGCCCGTTGTTTTGACCTGGCTTCCTTGAGGCCATCCCTCACGAGTTTGACCTTGCCATCGGTTAGAAGTTTATGGCATACCTCCTGTTATGAACTCGACAGTGGTAAGTTCTCAGCTTTCAGTTCTCAGTTTGGGGTTGGTCACATTTTCGGACAATGAACTGCGTGTCATTTCGAACCGTAGGTGAGAAATCTTTTCAGCCCGGCATGTTCAGATCTCTCACAGGCGTTCGAGATGACAAAGTGGCCCAATCTGTGACCAACCCCGAAACTTATAAGCGATAAGAAATTATGGTTATTCAACAAATCCCTGTTTTTGATCCAAATCCATCACTCAGATCATCTCTGAAATTGCTGAGAGAGTGTGGCATTACAAACTTTGCTTTGATTGGCAGAATAGCCACATGGCTTTATTTGCCATCCGATCGTCAACAATTTACAAAGGATGTTGATTTTGCGATTTTAACTCAAGATTCGTCAAAAATGGAGGAAACACTCAAACAACAAGGACTTAAGGTTCACCTGTTACCTATAGGTGGTGTTGCCGTGAGAGAATCTGATTTGATTGTAGATTTTATTGATAGACGATTAGATGGATTTGATCTGCTTTTCAGAGAAGCCATAGAAAATGCCAGAAGAGATATAGAGATGTTCGGAGAAATTGTGCCTGTAGTAAGCTTGCAGTATTTAATTACTATGAAGTTGGTTTCTGGTGAGCCTAAAGATGATCTGGATGTAAAAACTCTCTTATTGGCAGAAAAAATTGATTATGATGGATTACGCGTACTCGTGAAGAAATATTTAGGTCCTGTTACAGCAAACCGACTGGATGTATTTGCTAGAGAAGTAGGGATACTTCCTCCAAGAGGGCCATATAAATGGGATGACGTATCAAGTTGATTTTCAAACAGCAATTCTAAATTTGGGATTTAGCCGGGTTTAGCCGGTTCGATTTTGAGTTGTTCACACATATAAGTCATCAAACGGTAGCCCTCTAATTACAGTATGAATTTATGATGCACTCAATAATTATCCATTCTGCCTTAAAAGCATTTTGGTTTATCGCATTGTTCATCGCATTGCAACCGGTTTGTCAAGCCATTGAACTTACGCCCGAAGAGCAAACATACCTTCAAAATCATCCATCGGTCACCATGTGCGTGGATCCGGACTGGATACCTTTTGAACGAATTAATGAAAACGGCGAACACGAAGGCATTGCCGCTGACCTCATCAGGCTGGTTGCGGAGCGGACAGGTCTCAATCTTCAACTTTTTCAGGCAAAAATCTGGGATGAAAGTGTTCAGGCCTCCAAGGAAGGAAAATGCCAGATTTTGAGTTTTATCAATCAAACATCCAAGCGAGAAGAATGGCTTATTTTTACTGATCCAATTTTTACTGACTCGAATGTTTTTATCACCCGCGAAGAACACGATTTTATTTCGGATCCCGCCAGTCTCATCAATGAATCCATCGCGCTTCCACGTGAAACCTCCATGGAAGAACGATTCAGGAATGATTATCCCAATCTTTCCATCATTCGAACAGGATCAGAACAGGAGTCCATCACCCTCGTTTCAGAGCGTAACGCTGATATGACCATGCGGTCGCTCATTGTTGCCGCCTATACAATCAAGACAGAGGGCCTGTTTAATCTCAAGATTTCAGGAGAAATTCCCCGCTACGCAAATAAACTTCGAATGGGTATCCTGAAAAATGAACCCATCCTCCGTAATATTCTCAACAAGGGTGTCCAAACCATAACACCTCAGGAAACTGGTTCGATTGTCAACAGGCATGTGTCCATCAATGTTCAGACGGCCATTGATTATTCCCTGATTATAAAAATTATTATCGGTTTTCTGGTGCTGGGAGCCGCAGGATTCTATTATAATTTCAAGCTCAGGCAATTGAATGCCAAAAAAACAGAATTTTTTACCAACATGAGTCATGAACTGCGCACCCCCATGAATGCCATCATCGGTTTTTCAGGATTGGCCCTGAAGACAGAACTCAGCCCCAGTCAATATGATTATCTTTCCAAAATCGAAACCGCCGGAAAATCACTGTTGCGGATTATCAATGACATCCTCGATTTTTCAAAAATTGAAGCTGGAAAAATTGAAATGGAGTCTGTCGAGTTCAACCTGGAAGAAGTGATGCAAAACATCATTGGTATCGTTTCTGTCATTGCCACTCAAAAAAATCTGAAAATAATTCATCAGATTGACAGTGAAGTTCCCCGGTTCTTAAAGGGTGATTCCTTACGTCTGGGGCAGATTCTGATCAATTTGGTCAACAATGCTGTCAAATTCACTGAAGCAGGACATATCCTGATCAAGGTAGAACAGGTACATCAGTCTGAAACACACAGTACCCTTCGATTCACTGTGAGTGACACTGGAATCGGCATGACGCCTGAACAAACCGCCAGGTTATTTTCTTCCTTTTCGCAGGGGGACAGTTCCATTACCCGCAAGTATGGTGGAACAGGGTTGGGGTTGGTCATCTCCAAACGTCTGGTGGAAATGATGGAGGGACAGATTGCTGTGGTCAGTGAACCCGGAAAGGGCAGTACCTTTTTTTTCACGATCAAGCTTCTCCGCATTCCTTCGGTTAATCCGCCGCTTCAACTGATTTCAAGGGATGGCATCGGACTCAAAGCAGGAATTGTCAATGAAACACCTGTGACCAAAGAAATTTTGTCAGAACAATTCCAGAAAACATCTCCCCTTGTGAAAACCGCCAGTGACAGACATGGTCCGAAATGGAATGACAACGCTGTATTGTTGGTAGAAGACAACCTGTTGAATCAGCAGGTTGCCCTTGAAATTTTGACAAGAGCGGGATTGCGGGTAGATATTGCCAATAATGGTCGTGAAGCCGTAGAGACTCTTCAGAAAAAGTCCTACGATTTGGTGCTGATGGATCTCCAGATGCCTGTAATGGGAGGATATGAAGCAACGGAACTGATTCGTAAAAACCCGGAATACAAGGATTTGCCTGTTATTGCGATGACCGCTCATGCCATGGGTGGCACCAAAGAAAAATGTCTGGCCGCAGGCATGAATGATCATGTCAGCAAACCGATTGATCCAGCTCAGTTATTTTCTGTTCTATCAACCTGGCTCACACCTGTAAGTAGCAATCACACCATCACCGAGACTGTTGTTTCAACAACCGCGGTCAGGCGCGCAAAACATCCCACAGGTGTATTTGCTGAACCTCTGGCAGGTATTGATCTTCATGAAGGACTCACACGATTGAATGGAAATCAGAAATTATATGCGGAATTACTGCTGTCTTTTCCACAAAACTATCACTCTATTGTTGATGACATTCGAAAGGCCATTCATAACCATGATTTCCTCATGGCAAAACAGATTGCTCACACCTTGCAGGGACTTGCCGGAAATCTTTCACTGC includes:
- a CDS encoding hemerythrin; this encodes TQHVYFVDKLEELKEQAKNSFNSHQLADLLKTHLIDWLINHIVKMDQHLAAYLKKNRVS
- a CDS encoding SpoIIE family protein phosphatase, with the translated sequence MSRMIPLAILVFLCLFSFPLKGFSVTPVVLDEGQNQYSIGRHLEILVDPERKFTIDEVKSATWEPSQKDTPSFGFTKAIYWVRFTIENPFPKDQTWLLEYGYPPMDLIELYLPQPDGTFEIKRSGDTLPFSSRALTHRNPTFMIPLPPNQQQTFYMRFVTESSMQFPLTLWSAFAFTEKDHAEQYGFGLYYGIMLVMVLYNLFIYTAIRDRSYLYYVFYVVAYSLFQMSLNGLATELFWPNWMWWANRSVPFWIGGAFFGLLIFSKSFLHARRYAPRLNHVLTGLLTGFGLVMVVSLVAKYALSIKLAVALVVISPFFLIAVALICWKNNYSPARYYVFAFAALLSGIVMTGLSAAGLIPSNFLTNYGIQIGSALQVILLSLALADRINLERREKFLAQREALQANEKAIEAQKQAIKAQEESIENLKKADKLKDEFMANTSHELRTPLNGIIGLTDSLLDGAEGAVNAGQAKTMRMVIQSAKRLANLVNDILDFSKMKKQELQLQIKKVVFPDIVQLAVSLSQALIGNKSLQLVNLVPNDLPLIQADENRLQQILLNLLGNSIKFTHAGEVRIKAELKDNWIHVAVEDTGIGIPANQQSRIFESFEQGDGSTAREYGGTGLGLSITKRLIELHGGTIGVQSEPGKGSVFFFTLPLTQSGEVSEMRSTPVLTRPEVESLESGVAEPVLTTGKPVETKAETEVTSAPEEPVESANLRPVALIRQEDGRIPKVLVVDDEPVNIQVLKNQLKIRGYDVISAQDGFEALDLVEKEKPDLMLLDIMMPRMSGYEVCQTIRKRHDPVLMPIIMLTAKNQVEDMVRGLQYGANDYLCKPFHKEELMARVQTHVAFKYAVEGLKSAERLEMELQTASMVQELLIPKEDPHLECFDISSFYQSASETGGDWYDYRYHNDTHTLDVLIGDVTGHGAPAAIITALVNSFYHSLEKHRQELEKYGELDNKLLEPSYLLGLLNNLLHETASGQYNMTFFYSIMDLKQKTLTYSSAAHNPCLIWRPSQFTVTRQNREKQKPFMNLNIPGDHLGYSEGSVYQVQTFALQPDDVVIWYTDGLIENESPAEEMFGEKRLKKAIQECEGFTAEQIKNRIIEVAYAHYADHPRGDDITLIVGKVK
- a CDS encoding response regulator gives rise to the protein MMHSIIIHSALKAFWFIALFIALQPVCQAIELTPEEQTYLQNHPSVTMCVDPDWIPFERINENGEHEGIAADLIRLVAERTGLNLQLFQAKIWDESVQASKEGKCQILSFINQTSKREEWLIFTDPIFTDSNVFITREEHDFISDPASLINESIALPRETSMEERFRNDYPNLSIIRTGSEQESITLVSERNADMTMRSLIVAAYTIKTEGLFNLKISGEIPRYANKLRMGILKNEPILRNILNKGVQTITPQETGSIVNRHVSINVQTAIDYSLIIKIIIGFLVLGAAGFYYNFKLRQLNAKKTEFFTNMSHELRTPMNAIIGFSGLALKTELSPSQYDYLSKIETAGKSLLRIINDILDFSKIEAGKIEMESVEFNLEEVMQNIIGIVSVIATQKNLKIIHQIDSEVPRFLKGDSLRLGQILINLVNNAVKFTEAGHILIKVEQVHQSETHSTLRFTVSDTGIGMTPEQTARLFSSFSQGDSSITRKYGGTGLGLVISKRLVEMMEGQIAVVSEPGKGSTFFFTIKLLRIPSVNPPLQLISRDGIGLKAGIVNETPVTKEILSEQFQKTSPLVKTASDRHGPKWNDNAVLLVEDNLLNQQVALEILTRAGLRVDIANNGREAVETLQKKSYDLVLMDLQMPVMGGYEATELIRKNPEYKDLPVIAMTAHAMGGTKEKCLAAGMNDHVSKPIDPAQLFSVLSTWLTPVSSNHTITETVVSTTAVRRAKHPTGVFAEPLAGIDLHEGLTRLNGNQKLYAELLLSFPQNYHSIVDDIRKAIHNHDFLMAKQIAHTLQGLAGNLSLQEVHDTARALEMSLKEQDDANYPEQSDRLELALSKVFEILKTIEPQLHEVLNRFTPAGVLEQTDYKPTKPTILIVDDESANTQILTELLHQDYMILVANNGEQAIHLANATEKLNLILLDVTMPEMDGYAVCKALKANPATRKIPVIFITAKTDEKNEIQGFEMGAVDYVTKPFRPVVVKQRVKTHVELRITTDALEITNQSLVLANEELENHNERITKDLKTAAVLQSQLFTDFTTPEFLEIAVHYQAHSHVSGDIYKLYANASGQFNLFLGDSTGHGVAAALTTIMVNTLLSQNTKASPGEVITFINDELKANLPDERFMSAVLLQIRKDGDLTIVNAGHPPVIILPASGDNVEILTANCMVLGVVQAPLFQSREKLYSLQPGALVVFFTDGITERRNLDDEMFGEKRLIRFIQENHKLELSMLLEKLLLEVEHFAAETPPDDDVSVVMFRYVG